The proteins below are encoded in one region of Zerene cesonia ecotype Mississippi chromosome 26, Zerene_cesonia_1.1, whole genome shotgun sequence:
- the LOC119836899 gene encoding heparan-alpha-glucosaminide N-acetyltransferase-like, giving the protein MLGQFENIGAFIRHCNGTKLRYDQACLEIITDENISFWSQYEECEDCMLLETVKLPKTGAVVLDTTSPLRYAIRNGVGEICNGTYEFDEFGQYTINVTEVIKDNCQPRMKAEPDAAFLPILTAVVVLLSMATLWYIVKGIGKRVVAGRLYARYFAREDNELGSETRVLTTEESVPRSPTRSRLRSLDIFRGFSIALMIFVNAGGGGYRIFSHSAWNGLTVADVVFPWFAFAMGEALVLSLNARLRTSLPRISALKQVAQRSLLMSLMGICLSSVNASWVDVRLPGVLQRLAAMYLIVGALECAFMRTSQNITPGRSLFRDIAAGWQQWLATLLLVAIHVCITLTVAAPGCPRGYQGPGGLHRTALGDFSLQNCTAGIAGYIDRMILGVSHLHQRGSFHKLYHTTVPHDPEGLLGILSGVLVVQAGAHATRVMLVYNHARARIMRWIFWSIIFGVTGGALCVFTKNGGPIPINKNLWSVSYCLVTAGMAFFIQAVLYFLVDLKTKWGGRPLYYAGQNALFLYIGSELLKRHFPLYWHVQAPTHSQLLATNAAAMLMWLAVAVALHRKRIFITL; this is encoded by the exons atgctcgGCCAATTTGAAAATATCGGTGCGTTCATACGTCACTGCAATGGTACAAAATTGCGATACGATCAAGCTTGTTTGGAGATAATAACTGATGAGAATATCAGTTTTTGGAGTCAATATGAGGAATGTGAGGACTGTATGTTATTGGAAACTGTTAAGTTGCCGAAGACCGGTGCAGTCGTCCTTGATACCACAAGCCCTTTGCGGTATGCCATCCGAAACGGTGTCGGGGAAATTTGCAATG GCACCTATGAGTTTGATGAATTTGGCCAGTATACTATCAATGTCACTGAAGTTATCAAAGACAATTGCCAGCCCAGGATGAAGGCTGAACCTGACGCGGCCTTCTTGCCAATTCTTACGGCAGTTGTAGTGCTTTTGTCTATGGCCACTCTCTGGTATATTGTGAAGGGCATCGGTAAGAGGGTTGTGGCTGGGAGGCTGTATGCTAGATACTTTGCAag GGAAGACAACGAACTTGGGTCTGAGACGCGCGTGCTAACGACGGAGGAGAGCGTGCCGCGTTCGCCGACACGCTCGCGTCTCCGCTCCCTTGACATATTTAGGGGATTCTCTATCGCGCTTATG ATCTTCGTCAACGCCGGCGGCGGCGGTTACCGCATCTTCTCTCACTCCGCGTGGAACGGTCTCACGGTGGCCGACGTGGTGTTCCCGTGGTTCGCGTTCGCAATGGGCGAAGCCCTGGTGCTGTCGCTTAACGCCAGGCTTAGGACTTCGCTGCCGAGGATCAGCGCTTTGAAACAG GTAGCCCAGAGGTCGCTCCTGATGTCTCTCATGGGTATCTGCCTCAGCTCGGTGAACGCATCGTGGGTGGATGTCCGTCTGCCCGGAGTGCTGCAACGGCTGGCCGCTATGTACCTGATCGTTGGCGCCCTGGAGTGTGCCTTCATGAGGACCAGCCAGAATATTACACCAG GTCGTTCTCTGTTCCGCGACATAGCCGCCGGCTGGCAGCAGTGGCTCGCAACACTGTTGCTTGTTGCGATTCAT GTGTGTATAACCCTCACGGTGGCAGCCCCAGGATGTCCCCGGGGCTACCAGGGCCCGGGGGGTCTTCACCGCACGGCCCTTGGAGATTTCTCCCTGCAGAACTGCACCGCCGGCATCGCTGGATACATTGATAG GATGATTCTCGGCGTATCTCACTTGCACCAAAGGGGCAGTTTCCACAAGCTGTATCACACCACAGTGCCACATGACCCCGAAGGTCTACTGGGCATACTCTCCGGAGTGCTAGTGGTTCAGGCTGGCGCTCATGCCACTAGGGTCATGCTGGTCTATAATCATGCCAG GGCACGCATAATGCGCTGGATATTCTGGTCCATAATATTCGGTGTGACGGGTGGTGCTCTGTGCGTGTTCACCAAGAATGGTGGTCCCATACCCATAAACAAGAACCTCTGGTCGGTCTCGTATTGCCTGGTGACAGCTGGTATGGCGTTCTTTATCCAAGCGGTGCTGTACTTCCTGGTGGACCTGAAGACCAAGTGGGGTGGACGGCCTTTGTACTATGCTG gaCAAAACGCGCTCTTCCTCTACATCGGCAGCGAGCTACTGAAACGTCATTTCCCCCTGTACTGGCACGTGCAAGCGCCGACTCACAGCCAGCTGCTGGCAACAAACGCGGCCGCCATGTTGATGTGGCTCGCCGTCGCTGTTGCTCTGCATAGAAAACGGATTTTTATCACTCTATAG
- the LOC119836927 gene encoding NF-kappa-B inhibitor-interacting Ras-like protein isoform X2 has product MGKTSKVVVCGMKGVGKTAILEQLIYGSVNLKSSFYPTIEDIYVANIETDRGTKERVCFYDTAGLEPPLTGPPQSPTMQLTSNQVLQRHYLGFAEGFVMVYDTTRPESLDVLMYLKKDIDRNKDKKEVVMLVVGNRTGPDVVNSLENTCSKASNWCAREKVRHFEVSAMDRPSLYEPFIYMTSKLNPVQNKTAFPQLSTLSKLTQKNNRSDAM; this is encoded by the exons ATGGGCAAAACTAGTAAAGTAGTTGTATGTGGCATGAAAGGTGTGGGAAAAACTGCGATATTAGAGCAGCTTATTTATGGCAGTGTGAATTTGAAGTCATCGTTCTACCCTACTATCGAAGATATTTATGTCGCCAATATAGAAACAGATCGAGGCACTAAAGAACGCGTATGTTTCTATGACACTGCGGGTTTAGAGCCTCCCCTCACAG GTCCCCCACAATCACCGACCATGCAGCTCACATCCAACCAAGTCCTGCAGAGGCATTACCTTGGCTTCGCAGAGGGTTTTGTGATGGTGTACGACACAACCAGACCAGAGTCTCTGGACGTACTTATGTATTTGAAGAAGGATATTGATAGGAATAAAGATAAGAAGGAG gtCGTCATGCTCGTAGTTGGCAATCGAACTGGTCCAGATGTCGTCAACAGTCTTGAAAACACATGCTCAAAAGCGTCCAACTGGTGTGCAAGGGAGAAGGTAAGGCATTTCGAAGTCTCCGCCATGGACCGGCCTTCTTTATATGAGCCGTTCATTTATATGACTTCCAAACTAAACCCAGTTCAGAATAAAACGGCGTTTCCACAGCTAAGCACACTAAGTAAACTAACACAGAAAAATAATCGGAGTGACGCGATGTAA
- the LOC119836927 gene encoding NF-kappa-B inhibitor-interacting Ras-like protein isoform X1, which produces MGKTSKVVVCGMKGVGKTAILEQLIYGSVNLKSSFYPTIEDIYVANIETDRGTKERVCFYDTAGLEPPLTGELKGPPQSPTMQLTSNQVLQRHYLGFAEGFVMVYDTTRPESLDVLMYLKKDIDRNKDKKEVVMLVVGNRTGPDVVNSLENTCSKASNWCAREKVRHFEVSAMDRPSLYEPFIYMTSKLNPVQNKTAFPQLSTLSKLTQKNNRSDAM; this is translated from the exons ATGGGCAAAACTAGTAAAGTAGTTGTATGTGGCATGAAAGGTGTGGGAAAAACTGCGATATTAGAGCAGCTTATTTATGGCAGTGTGAATTTGAAGTCATCGTTCTACCCTACTATCGAAGATATTTATGTCGCCAATATAGAAACAGATCGAGGCACTAAAGAACGCGTATGTTTCTATGACACTGCGGGTTTAGAGCCTCCCCTCACAGGCGAGTTAAAAG GTCCCCCACAATCACCGACCATGCAGCTCACATCCAACCAAGTCCTGCAGAGGCATTACCTTGGCTTCGCAGAGGGTTTTGTGATGGTGTACGACACAACCAGACCAGAGTCTCTGGACGTACTTATGTATTTGAAGAAGGATATTGATAGGAATAAAGATAAGAAGGAG gtCGTCATGCTCGTAGTTGGCAATCGAACTGGTCCAGATGTCGTCAACAGTCTTGAAAACACATGCTCAAAAGCGTCCAACTGGTGTGCAAGGGAGAAGGTAAGGCATTTCGAAGTCTCCGCCATGGACCGGCCTTCTTTATATGAGCCGTTCATTTATATGACTTCCAAACTAAACCCAGTTCAGAATAAAACGGCGTTTCCACAGCTAAGCACACTAAGTAAACTAACACAGAAAAATAATCGGAGTGACGCGATGTAA
- the LOC119837013 gene encoding glucose-6-phosphate isomerase translates to MLSAALIQQFRCSLCFVSRTFSILKMEPKVNLKQDPAYQKLQEYYNSNANKINILQLFQQDADRFNKYSLRIPTPNDGEILLDYSKNRIDDTTFSLLLNLAKSRNVEKARDAMFAGEKINFTEDRAVLHIALRNRQNRPIMVNGKDVTPDVNAVLAHMKEFSQQVISGSWKGYTGKAITDVINIGIGGSDLGPLMVTEALKPYANHLKVHFVSNIDGTHLAEVLKRLNPETALFIIASKTFTTQETITNATSAKTWFLEAAKDPAAVSKHFVALSTNGEKVTAFGIDPKNMFGFWDWVGGRYSLWSAIGLSISLYIGFENFEKLLDGANFMDNHFCTAPLEKNAPVILALLGVWYGNFYGAETHALLPYDQYLHRFAAYFQQGDMESNGKYVTRSGASVDYSTGPVVWGEPGTNGQHAFYQLVHQGTRLIPCDFLAPAQTHNPIAGGAHHKILLANFLAQTEALMKGKTDAEAKAELEKSGMAPEAIAKILPHKVFQGNRPTNSIVVKKFTPFTLGALIAMYEHKIFTQGVIWDINSFDQWGVELGKQLAKAIEPELQDSKKVTSHDASTNGLINFLKENF, encoded by the exons ATGTTATCAGCGGCATTGATACAGCAGTTTCGGTGTTCTCTCTGCTTCGTATCACGTAcgtttagtattttaaaaatggaaccAAAAGTGAATCTAAAACAAGATCCGGCATATCAGAAGTTACAAGAATATTATAACAGTAACGCTAATAAGATTAATATCCTACAGCTATTCCAACAAGATGCAGATcgctttaataaatacag tCTTCGCATACCTACACCAAATGATGGTGAGATCCTTCTGGATTATTCCAAAAACCGTATTGATGATACAACATTCTCACTGCTGCTCAACTTAGCTAAGAGCCGTAATGTTGAGAAAGCTAGAGATGCTATGTTTGCTG GTGAAAAGATAAACTTCACGGAGGATCGTGCGGTGCTCCACATTGCCCTCCGCAACAGACAGAACCGGCCAATCATGGTGAACGGCAAGGATGTGACACCAGATGTGAACGCTGTGCTCGCACATATGAAGGAGTTCTCGCAGCAAGTTATTAGCGGGTCTTGGAAGGG gtaCACTGGCAAGGCAATCACTGACGTCATCAATATTGGCATAGGTGGTTCCGATCTTGGCCCCTTAATGGTGACAGAAGCTTTGAAGCCTTATGCCAATCATCTTAAg GTACATTTCGTATCAAACATCGACGGCACCCACCTCGCCGAAGTGCTGAAGCGGCTAAACCCCGAAACGGCACTGTTCATCATCGCATCGAAAACGTTCACCACCCAAGAGACGATCACCAACGCCACCTCAGCGAAAACGTGGTTCTTGGAGGCCGCTAAGGAC CCAGCCGCAGTATCGAAGCACTTCGTAGCGCTGTCCACTAATGGCGAAAAAGTGACAGCGTTCGGTATCGACCCCAAGAACATGTTTGGTTTTTGGGATTGGGTTGGAGGAAG GTATTCTCTATGGTCGGCCATCGGTTTGTCCATCTCGCTGTACATCGGCTTCGAAAACTTCGAGAAGCTTCTGGACGGCGCCAACTTTATGGACAACCACTTCTGTACCGCACCGCTGGAGAAGaac GCGCCAGTGATACTAGCGCTGCTAGGAGTGTGGTACGGCAACTTCTACGGCGCCGAGACCCACGCTCTGCTGCCTTATGATCAGTACTTACACCG ATTCGCCGCGTACTTCCAGCAAGGCGACATGGAGAGCAACGGCAAGTATGTGACGCGGTCAGGTGCCAGCGTGGACTACAGCACGGGGCCGGTGGTGTGGGGGGAGCCCGGGACCAATGGACAGCATGCCTTCTATCAGCTGGTGCACCAGGGGACCAG GCTAATCCCATGCGACTTCCTCGCGCCTGCGCAGACGCACAACCCGATAGCGGGCGGCGCACACCACAAGATCCTGCTCGCTAACTTCCTCGCGCAAACCGAGGCGCTTATGAAGGGAAAGACGGATGCTGAG GCCAAGGCGGAATTAGAGAAATCTGGAATGGCGCCCGAGGCCATCGCTAAAATCCTCCCCCACAAAGTGTTCCAGGGCAACCGTCCCACCAACTCCATCGTCGTCAAGAAGTTCACGCCCTTCACGCTCGGTGCCCTCATCG CCATGTACGAACACAAGATCTTCACCCAGGGAGTTATCTGGGATATCAACTCTTTCGACCAGTGGGGAGTGGAGCTCGGCAAGCAATTGGCTAAGGCCATCGAACCAGAGCTGCAAGACTCCAAGAAGGTCACCAGCCACGACGCTTCCACTAACGGCCTCATTAACTTCTTGaaagaaaacttttaa
- the LOC119837077 gene encoding flap endonuclease 1, with protein sequence MGIIGLSKLIADIAPQAVKEMEIKNYFGRKVAIDASMSLYQFLIAVRSEGAQLTSVDGETTSHLMGTFYRTIRLVENGIKPVYVFDGKPPEMKSHQLNKRAERREEAEKELQKATEAGDQASMEKFNRRLVKVTKQHGEEARELLKLMGVPVVEAPCEAEAQCAAMVKAGKVYAVATEDMDALTFGSNVLLRHLTFSEARKMPVQEFHLDQVLSGLELNHSEFIDLCILLGCDYCGSIRGIGPKRAIELIRQHRSLEEVLRNIDTKKYQPPEDWDFTNARRLFLEPEVKDAGEIELKWTDPDEDGLVKFLCGDKQFNEDRVRNGAKKLLKARSGTTQGRLDGFFKVLSTTPNPKRKAEDEKKNANKKAKTGGGRGRRPK encoded by the exons ATGGGTATTATAGGTTTATCTAAACTAATTGCGGATATCGCACCTCAAGCTGTTAAAGAAATGGAAATTAAGAATTACTTCG gTCGTAAAGTAGCTATTGATGCATCTATGAGTTTATATCAGTTTTTAATAGCAGTGCGGAGTGAAG GAGCACAACTTACATCTGTGGATGGTGAGACAACATCACATTTGATGGGAACTTTCTACAGAACCATCCGGCTGGTAGAGAATGGTATTAAACCTGTATATGTGTTTGATGGCAAGCCACCAGAAATGAAGTCACATCAATTGAACAAGCGAGCTGAGAGGCGAGAGGAGGCTGAGAAGGAACTCCAAAAGGCTACTGAAGCTG GTGACCAAGCATCCATGGAAAAGTTCAACCGCCGGCTAGTGAAAGTGACAAAGCAGCACGGAGAGGAAGCCCGGGAACTGTTGAAACTTATGGGAGTACCTGTTGTTGAAGCACCTTGTGAGGCTGAGGCGCAGTGTGCAGCTATG GTAAAAGCTGGCAAAGTATACGCTGTAGCAACTGAGGATATGGATGCATTGACCTTTGGATCCAATGTATTACTGCGTCACCTCACATTTTCCGAAGCTCGTAAGATGCCAGTTCAGGAGTTCCACCTTGACCAGGTGTTGAGCGGACTGGAGTTGAATCATAGTGAG TTCATAGACCTCTGCATCCTCCTTGGCTGCGACTACTGCGGGTCGATCCGCGGCATCGGGCCCAAGCGAGCAATAGAGCTCATCCGGCAACACCGCAGCCTCGAGGAGGTGTTGCGGAATATTGACACTAAGAAATATCAGCCGCCTGAAGATTGGGACTTTACTAACGCGAGGAGACTGTTCTTGGAGCCAGAGGTTAAGGATGCCGGTGAGATTGAA ttaaaATGGACAGACCCAGATGAAGATGGTCTAGTAAAGTTCCTGTGTGGAGATAAACAGTTTAATGAAGATAGAGTCAGAAATGGCGCTAAGAAACTACTTAAAGCTCGCTCTGGCACCACACAAGGAAGACTTGATGGGTTCTTTAag GTACTGTCAACGACTCCGAATCCTAAACGGAAAGCGGAAGACGAGAAAAAGAACGCAAACAAGAAAGCAAAGACCGGCGGCGGTCGGGGGAGACGgccgaaataa
- the LOC119836926 gene encoding dolichol-phosphate mannosyltransferase subunit 1, with protein MATSTVDSEITKSDKYSILLPTYNERENLPIIIWLIIKYLDGSGIDFEVIVIDDGSPDGTLDIAKQLQNIYGSNKIVLRPREKKLGLGTAYIHGIKHATGNYIIIMDADLSHHPKFIPEFIELQKEHDYDIVTGSRYISGGGVYGWDFKRKLISRGANFLTQTLLRPGVSDLTGSFRLYKKDVLQKLVESCVSKGYVFQMEMVIRARQLNFTIGEVPITFVDRVYGESKLGGTEIVQFVKALLYLFATT; from the exons ATGGCGACCAGCACAGTGGATTCTGAAATCACAAAAAgtgataaatattcaatattgttaCCAACTTATAACGAGAGAGAAAATCTGCCTATTATAATATggctaataattaaatatttggacGGAAg tggaatAGATTTCGAAGTGATAGTAATAGATGATGGGAGCCCCGACGGTACATTGGACATAGCAAAGCagttgcaaaatatttatggatcaaataaaatagtccTTCGTCCTCGGGAAAAAAAGTTAGGCTTAGGGACTGCTTACATACACGGAATCAAACATGCTACCggcaattatattattattatggatGCTGATTTAAGTCACCAT CCAAAATTCATACCAGAGTTTATAGAACTTCAGAAAGAACATGACTATGACATTGTGACTGGTTCCCGTTACATTAGTGGGGGTGGAGTATATGGATGGGACTTTAAAAGGAAGCTTATATCCAGAGGAGCAAATTTCCTCACTCAAACACTTCTTAGACCTGGAGTTTCTGATTTAACTGGTTCCTTTAG attatacaaaaaagatgtattacaaaaattggTGGAGAGCTGTGTGTCCAAAGGTTATGTGTTCCAGATGGAAATGGTCATAAg AGCGAGACAGCTTAACTTCACCATTGGAGAAGTGCCGATAACTTTTGTAGACAGGGTGTATGGTGAATCCAAGTTGGGAGGCACTGAGATAGTGCAGTTTGTGAAGGctctgttatatttatttgccactacataa